GATAGAGCCTTCGTGTAGGAGTTGTTGCAGTCGAAGCGTGGCTTCCAACCCGCCCGGTTCCGACCGTTCCGGAGCGTTGTAGCCGCGGATACGAATGCGTTCGGCGCCGTATCGCAACGTGTCGCCGTCGATGGCGCGCACCAACCGCTGCTCCAGATCGACGCCGGGCTCCGGTTGCCCGAGATGGTAATGCGGCAGAAGGCGAAAGTGGCTGGCGCGCGCCTGTGACTTTTTGGCGAAGGGGTTTTTATGTGGGCGTGGTCCGCGTTCGTGATGGCTGCGGCGATGGTGAGGGACCGTATGTTGGGGCAACGGGCTCCGTTCCTCCGGTTTCAGCGGCCAGCAGTCGTTGCAGGAAAACGGTGTGGGATTGCCGGACGGCGCAGGAGTGTAGGTCCGCAAGTCAGACCGGCTCTCGTCGATTGCCCCGACCGCGTTGGCGGCGGGTGAGAGCGTCAACAGGCTCAGCGTGATTCGGGCCATCAAGTGTGAACACCATTGTGTGAGAGTGGACATGAAGCAGGTCCTCCTGCCTCGGTGCAAAGCAGGCTTCGTGCCACCGCGATTCTCCACCCGCGTAACGTTGACAGCATGGAAAACGGCGTGCTGAAATAGCTCGTCTTTCGTCGTTCGTGAAGCGTATCTCGTTCATACGTGGGTTCCGCGAGATACGAAATGCGAACCACGCTTCACTTTTGATGGCCCACGGAGGTTCAACCAATGGATATGTTTGGAAAAGTCGGCCTGGTCGAAGTGCCGATCTTGATCGCGCCGGACCAGAAGCTCTGGCTGGATAAGATGATCAAAGAAGGCAAGATCGCGGTGCCGCCCGGCGGAACGCTGGAAAAGGGCTCGCTCTATTCGATGTTTATCCGCATGCTCCTGCACAACGCGATGGAAGAACAGAAGAGGCAGGAGGCGATGGATATGGACGACGAGGATGACGAGTAGGCAGGAGGCGATGGGGCATCCTGCGTCGTTTCTGAAGCGCTGATTCAGCCTGTCTCGACGGCAAGACTGTATCCAAAGAGAAGGGGCCCGTATCCGAAGGGATACGGGCCCCATTGTTTCGGAAACCACGCTTCATGAAATACGAACTACGCGCTCAGCGATTTGAAGGCGGCCTGTGCTGCCTTGACGGTTCGCTCGATGTCCTTCGGTGTATGTGCCAGGGACATGAAGGCCGCTTCGAATTGGGATGGGGCAAAGTAGATTCCCGCCTCCAGCATCTGGTGGAAGAACTTCGCGTAGGCCTTCGTATCCGACTTCTTCGCCGTGGTCCAATCCACGATCGGCCCTTCTGAGAAGAACGCGCCCATCATCGAGCCGACCCTGGTTTGCGTAAGGGGCACACCGGCTTTCTTCGCCGCCTTACCCAATCCGTCTGCTAAGACCTTGGACCGCTCCTCCAATTGATCATAGGCACCCTTGCCCTTGAGTCGCTTGAGGGTTTCGATGCCGGCCGTGACGGCCAACGGATTTCCCGAGAGCGTGCCCGCCTGGTAGACCGGTCCTGAGGGGGCGATCATCTTCATGATGTCTTTGCTGCCGCCGTAGGCTCCGACCGGCAGACCGCCGCCGATGATCTTGCCGAGCACCGTGAGGTCTGGGGTGATGCCATAGAGTGTCTGGGCTCCACCGTACTGGACGCGGAAGCCGGAAATCACTTCGTCGAAAATCAGCACCATCCCGTGCGCGTCGGTGAGTTTGCGCAGGCCCTGCAGGAACTCGGGGTTCGGGGGGACGACGCCCATGTTGCCGGCGATCGGCTCGACGATTAGGGCCGCCAGGTGGCGGTAATGCTGCTTGATCAGCTTTTCGAGCGTGGCGAGGTCGTTGTAAGGCGCGGTCAGGGTGTGTTTGGTGAAGTCTTCGGGCACGCCGGGACAATCGGGAATGCCCAGCGTGGCCAGGCCCGAGCCCGCCTTCGCCAGCAGGTAGTCGCTGTGGCCGTGGTAGCAGCCTTCAAACTTCACGATGCCGTCGCGCTTCGTATAGGCACGGGCCACCCTGATGGCGCTCATGACCGCTTCGGTGCCGGAGCTGACCAGCCGCACTTGCTCCATGGAGGGTAGGGCTTCCTTGACCATCATGGCGAGACGGATTTCTAATTCGGTCGGCGCGCCATAACTCGTGCCCTGCGCCGCCGCCTGTTGAATGGCTTTGGTGACGGTGGCGGGAGCATGCCCCAAGATCATCGGTCCCCAGGAAAGGACGTAGTCGATGTAGCTGTTCCCATCGGCGTCATAGAGCTTGGCGCCCTTGGCCCGTTCGATGAAGCGCGGAGTGCCGCCCACCGAGCGAAACGCCCGAACCGGACTATTGACCCCGCCGGGGATGACCTGTTGCGCCTCCGCAAACAATTGTTCAGAACGTTGTGTTTTCATAGACCTCTTCCGTGAAGACGTGGGTGGGGCGACAAACTAGCATGCGACTCTGGGAGCGTCAATCGGGTGGACAAGAAGGTTATTCGTGAAGCGTCTCTCGACAATAGCAAAGAGCGAGCGGCGTGTAGCTGATGGCATAAGCCGCGTTCTGTTTTCATCTCCGAGCTATGCGGTATAGGCCATGAGCGATACGCCCTCCCCGCTCCGTATTTATTTGGATACGAATCCCCAACCAATCGGATACACCTCGATGGAGTCCATAGAACCTCGCAGAAATTTCAGTTGAAAATGTGACGACTTACAACGACTCACGACATGGCGCAGGTCTTGCTGAGTCTCCTGCTGTCACACGTAGGGGGAAGCCATGAAAGTCATCTGTGCCTGGTGTCAAAGCGAAGGTCGTCCGGCCCTGGTTCAGGAGAAAGCTCCGTTCTGGGATGCCCGGGAAACCCACAGCATCTGCACTCATCACCTTGCGCAGATGAGCAGCCGACGGGCCTCTTCAGTCCCCTCGGCTGATGAACGGACGAGGAACCACCGAGAGTCCTTCCTCCACTCGTACTTCCACCGCAAACCGGCCGTCTGCACCGAGTAGCCACGCGCCTCTCTCCCCGTACGACAGGATCGCTTCTCGAAATCTAGTTTCATGTCCCGCCGGCTGTCAGACATTTCCCTGCAGACAAAAAGCGTCAACTAGAGCCGGAATGTCACGGTTTCTCGACGATCCTCCCGGAGTGCGATCAGGAGGGGATTCCTATCCTCTTGAATGTGCGAACTTTTTGGATGTCGGGCCAAGCGGAACTACGGTGGTGCGACTCTTGCGATCTTCCGGCGGCATGGCTGCAATGGGTCAACGGGGGGCACTGTGAAGGTCCTGTGCGCGTGGTGTGTCCGAGAGGGCAAACCTGCTTTTCTCCGAGACAAGGCGCCGCTCGATGACCCGAGTGAAACCCACGGCCTCTGTGGAAACCACTTCAAGTCACTCAGCTCAGGCGTCGGCAGCTGCGTGCATTGGACCACTCACCTGAACCCGTTTCTGCACGACCTCTATTGGGGCGTGAATTGGTGGGTGCAGCGGTGGGTCGGTCTGCTCCGATTCTAGAAGCAATCTCGGCCTGCGCCGGTGACCGACCTCATCCGATCTACCCGCGACCGGCCTAACCCAATTTCCCGCCCAAGAGTTTCAATCCCTGCTCCAGCAGCTTGGAGTCCGGTAGCTTTCCATCCGGCGTCAGCTTGTCGATAAGGCCGGGAAGGAGATCGGCCAGCTGGCCGCCGGCAACGTCCGGGCTGACTCCGGCTTTCCCCGCCAATTGTTTCACGAGATCGCTGCCCAGCCCCTGCTGAATTTGGTCCGCGGAGATCGGGAGATTCTTCCCCGTGCTCACCCAGGAGTTGACGATCTCGCCCAACCCGTTCTTTTGAAAGGCCTGGACGAGGCCCGCGAGACCGCCGACGGAGCTATTCTGGCCCAAGAGCCCGACGAGGGCTTGCATCAGGGGATGCTCTTTACCTCCGCCCATCATGCCGGCCGCTGCCTGTCCGAGCTGATCCATGAGTCCCATACGTTCCCTCCTTCTGCATGGAGAAGTGTATTGTGTTTATCGCTTGCGTGGGCCAGCTGCCCGCCCAGCCTGTTGTTTCTTGGCGCTCACCTCCAGCAGGAGCGGCGGCACCAGCCAGTTGCGGCGTTTGCTCTTATGCCGTTCGGAGACGGCAAGCACGGTGTGAAACGGCAAGCCCGCGCCGTTGGCTTCGTCCCGGTGGCTGCTCCAGCCTTCTCCCGCTTCCGTCAGGATCTCGATGAAGGTTTGGTAATCGTCCTCTTCATCCGGCTTCGCCAACAGCTGGTCTGCGTCGGTCACGACGACGACGTAGCCCTTGGCCGGCAACCATTCCAGATCGATGAGGCATTCCTCGAGTGCATCCCAGTTGTGACCGAAATAATCTGGGAACGACAGGATTCTGGCGAATTCGGAGAGCAACCCGGCCTTGGTCTTACACTTGGCGCCCGAGACGGTTTTGAGCAGGAATCCGGAGGGCAGCGACAGGAGCGTTTCCGGCTTGTCTTGTTCCCCATGGACCAGCAAGTGGGCCCAGGGTTGTTTGGTCGATTGCAGGACGGTCGTGGGCATGGAACCTCAATTCATCGGGATAAACGTCTTGTAGTGGTCGCCGGTGTAATAGGCTTTCCCGGTCCGCTGGTCGATCACGATCCGCTCAGCCCCGCGATTCTTCCCCGGCACTTTAGGGTGGACGTCGTACTCGCGATAGGAACCACGGGGCAAACGGCGCTCACGATTCTGAAACGTGCGACCGCCGACATAGCCGGGGACCGGCTCGCCCTTGCGGGCCTCGATCAGTTGCAGCGTTTCCCGCGCGACGCCTGGGATCGCGCCGTTCGCAGCGGGGGCCAGACTGTCGCGAGCTTTCGGTTGGGAAGCGGTCGCTTGCGAGGCGGTCGATGAAGCGGTCGCGGCGTCGGTTGGTGTGACGAGGATGGGGGACGCTTCCTGCAGCGCCGGAGCCGCTTCGGCTACAAGGCTGATCCCCGCGCAGGCGAAGATCACGCCCAGGAGCAGCAGGACTATTCTGGTGGCGCATCGGATAGACATGATCGCTGTGCGGCACAGTCGACGAAAACCCTAGCATGCCCTTTCGGTAGGGGTCAACGCTGCTTCCCCGTCACGACGCCGCAACTCCTTCACAAACGGTCCGGCGCGTGTTCCGCCCCGTGCATACGCGCGAACAATTCCCAATCGAACTGCTTCGGATGGATCGCGTGCAGCGGAATCGTATCCATGGCGTGCGAATCGCGATAGGCGACCATTGAGCCCACGATCGATTCCGGCTGCTCGACGAGGCGTCGGACCGTTTCATACGCCAGATGCTGGCCGATCATCTTGTCTTCCGGCGTCGGGGGCGCGCCCCGCAACGTGTGACCGAGGATCGTGGCCTTGGTGGCGGACGCCAGGGAGTATTGGTCGGTCCCTTGGCGGCGCGGGGGCCATTTGGCGATGGCGTTCGCGACGTACTCGACCAATCCATGGACTCCGCCGTCTGGGTGATGCCGATGGGGGGTGCGCTCCGCCACGATGAAAATGTGACTCTTGTTCGGGACGCCGAGCGTGCGTTTGAGCGTGCCGAGCATCACCTGATCGATATAGGCGTTAGGGTCTGGGTGTTCGTTGACCAGAATGCCTTCCGCCCGAGCTTGATAGGCGCAGGCCAATGCCAGATGTCCCGATCCCGCCCCCATCACCTCGACGAAGAAGATGCTGCCCATCGCGGCGCTCGTGGCCTTGAGCGATTCGATCGATTGGTTGGCAAGTGCGATGGCCGAGTGGAACCCCAATGAGGTCGTGCCGGCCAGGTTGTTGTCGATCGTGCCGGGAATTCCAACGACCTGGACGCCGAAGGTTTCGAAGATCGCCCTCGCCCCGCGCAGGCTGCCGTCGCCACCCAACACCACCACCGCGCTGTCCTGCAGATAGGGGGTGAGGCTGCGGACCGCCGCTCGTTGGACTTGTTCGTCCTTGAAGTCCTCGAAGCGGCTGCTGCCGATGGGGCTGCTGGCGTGGCTTCCCATGCCGCGCGTGTCTTCTTCGGTTACCGGTGTGATCCAGTTATTCGCGAGCCCCAGGAATCCGTGGCGCACGAACATGACCTCTAATCCGAAACGGTTGCCCGTCACGCGTAGTTCCTTCAGGGCCGCGCCGCCGCCGCCGAAGTCGCCGCCGGAAACCAACGCGATCAGCCGTTTGATCTGCCGGGGTTTGAGCGTGACCCGGTCTTTCCGTTCGCGCTCGATCGTGATCCAGGCCTCGCGGGCCAGCCGTTCGCTTTCGATCAATCCGACCGCCGTCGAGTACCCGGACAGTTGGTTGTTCTCGAAGGTCAGGAGGACGACGTTGTCCTGGCCTTCTTTGTATTCGCCGAACTCCGAGAAGGCTTCCCGGAAGGGCCTGGGGTCGAGATAGATGCGCAGGGCGCGCAGGGTCGAGCTATGTGTATAGAGGCACAGCACTTGGCCCGGGTTCGATCGGCCCAACTGGTGGAGGCCATCGATGACGTCCATGTAGAGGTCGAAGAACGAGTGGCCGCCGGGGTAGCTGTAAAAGGGGTGCTTGATGAGGCGTTTCGCGCTCTTGGCATCGACGCCGAAGGCTTTTGCCGCCGCCTCGACCTCCGCCTGTTTTTCCATGCCGGTCACCCACCCGAAGTCTTGCGACTCCAAGGTCGGCTCAGTTTGGGTTTGCGGGGGCGGAGCCGTCTCGTCACGTTTGGGCAGGAGGGCTTTGAGGATGCGCCGGCAGAGTTGTTCCGTATTGGGGCTAGTGCTGATGCGATGGTGAAAGCGGTTTGGGTCCAGGTAGTTGTGCAGTTGGAGATAGTCGAGCTGCTGCCCCACGACGCCCACCATGCGGGCCAGGGCGGCGCCGACCGCATCGGCCCGCGGGACGCCGCGCTCGGTATCCAGAATATTGGCGAGACGCCGTCCGACGCGATGGGTCTTGCTCTCGACTTGCGAGACGCCGTGGCGCATTGTAAAGAACAGCGCTCGATCCTTGAGTTCTCGCGGGAGCAGCCAAAACCGATCGTCGCCTAAATCGAGAACGATGCGGCCTTCCGCCAATTCCGGCGTGAGGTGCGCGCGCGGGACGATGGCGACGGGACGCCGATGCGCGGGCTTCTGCACCGCGCCGATCGGGGCGCGATAGAGCGGCGCCAATTCGCCTCGCGCCAGGAGATAATTCCACGCGGCATAGAACACCAGCTCGTCGCCGCCGCAGGCCTTCACGATCAGCTCACGGCGCGCATCGCGATAGGCTCCGGCGTTGGGCAAGCCCGCCGTCACGCGGCTGATGAAATTCCGGATCGCCTCGATCGCGGTCTCTGCGACGCGGCGCCGGTCGGATGTCTGGGGTGGTGGCCCTGGCAGTACATATCGGTCCGTGGAGGTCCGCTCCGCGAGCGATTCGGCGTAGGCGAGCAGCCCGTCGATGGTGACGAAATCCAACTGCTCGGTGGGGCGGTCCTTCGGTGTCTCCATGTGGCACCTCGTCGAGGTGTGATGCGCGCAGCGGATGCCGTCGCGTGCGGCGCTCACGCCATGTGCGGCACGCGTATGTTCTTTTGCGGCATGAGAATACGTTTGTTAGAATGACACAATTATCGTCTCGATGAAAGAAACCTTCTGACGATCCACCCCGTTGTCGCAGATTGTGACAGCCGTTTCCGATCGGAGTGCTCGGTGCCGACCATGCGCAAAGCCAAGATCGTCTGCACGATCGGCCCGGCGAGTGAGCGACAGGACACGCTGGATCAGCTGATCGCTGCCGGCATGGACGCGGCCCGGTTGAACTTCTCGCACGGGACGCACGAATCGCATGGGCGGGCGATCAAAGCGGTCCGGCAGGCGGCGGAGCAGCGCGGCGTCGCGGTTTCCATCATTCAGGATTTGCAGGGACCCCGCATTCGGGTCGGTGAATTGCCCGAGGAAGGCGTGGAACTGGTGGCGGGCCGGCAGGTGCGATTGCGCACGATGGCCTTGCGATCGGGCGGGCAGATCGGCGCGCGCGCGGCGCGGCCGTCCGACGACGTTCCGGAATTGCCCGTCACGTACCAGCAATTGACCCGCGATGTGCGGCCCGGAGCAAGAATTCTGATCGACGACGGGCTCGTGGAGTTGCAGGCGCAGCGCATCGTCGAAGGGGCGGTGCTCTGTTCGGTGACGATCGGCGGGCGCGTGACCTCGCACAAGGGCATCAATTTACCCGGCACACAAGTCAGCGCGCCGACGCTGACGGAGAAGGACCGGGAAGATATTCGATTCGGGGTTGCGCAAGACGTCGATTACATCGCCCTGTCGTTCGTGCGGGGGCCGGAGGACGTCGTTGCCGCGAAACGCATGATCCAAGAATGCGGCGGCAATGTGCCGGTCATTGCCAAAATCGAACGTCAGGAAGCGGTGGTCGCTCTGGCTGACATCTTGGAACAGGCCGATGGAGTGATGATCGCCCGGGGCGACTTGGGCGTCGAATTGGGGCCGGAGGCCGTACCGGTTCTGCAGAAGCGGATTATTGCCAGTGCCAACCGGCGCCGTTGTCTGGTGATCACGGCCACGCAAATGCTCGAATCGATGACGCACCATATCAGACCGACCAGGGCGGAAGCCTCGGATGTGGCCAATGCCGTGTTCGATGGGACCGATGCCGTGATGTTGTCGGCGGAAACGGCGGTGGGGCAGTACCCCGTCGAGGTCGTCCGAATCATGGATCGAATCGTGCGGGCGGCGGAGGTCGAGACGGAGCCGAGTTTTGTCCGGCGCGGGCAGCCGGACGGCGAACTGGTCTCGTTCCCGGAGGCCGTCTCTACTGCCGCCTCCACGGCGGCTGCGGCCACGGGCGCCAGCGCCATCGTCGCCTTCAGCGAGCGGGGTATGACCGCGCGGCTGGTCTCGAAACAGCGGCCTTCCGCACCGATCCTGGCCTTTACGCCTTTTGTGCCCGTCAGACAGCGGATGGCGCTATATTGGGGCGTGCGACCCTATACGATGCCGCAGATCTCCAATACCGACGAGCGTGTCGACGAAGCCGAACGCCGCCTGAAGGCGGAGGGGCTTGTCACGGCAGGGCAGCGCATCGTCATTCTGTCCGGCACCCGCATCGGCCAGCCGGGCGGAACCAATCTCATGAAACTGCATAAAGTCGGCTGACGCATGCAAAGAAGGTCATTCCTCCTATGGATGGGGGCTGCGCTGGTTGCCGCATGGGCATTCGGCGGTGCTTCCCCGTCGTTTGCGCAGACGAACGCCGGCACCCATTCCCCCGCCAAGGTCGTGGAGAAGTATTTCGCGTTGGACAACAAAGGCGTCCGGCTCGATGCAGCCTCGTTCGACGCCCTGGCCTCGTTCATCGATTGGAAGGAAGAACCGACCTGGGGCAAGATCGTTGTGATCGACGGGTTTACCGTCCCAGACGATTTCCGAAAATGGGACATCGTGGATAAGATGGAAGTGGTGGTCCCGGTCGAGTTCCGGGTCCTCGGTTACCTGTACCTGGAGACGGCCGGGTTTGTGCCGGAACCGAGCACGGAAGAAGTCCGCGTGCGCCTGAAGCTTCAGGGCGCGCGGTGGAAAATTATGGAACCGGTGCTGCCCCCGCATGTGGGACAGAAGCGCATGTTGAATTTCGTGCGGCAATCGATATTGGATGAGCGGGATGAAACCAGGCGCGCGGCGCTCACGACGCTGCAGCAGGAATTGCGAAAGGCGAAGGAATGAAACGCACCGCTGTGGATCTCTTGATCTTCGACTTGGACGGGACGCTGATCGAGTCGAAGTGGGATATTGCTGAAAGCGTCAACCTGACGCTCCGGGAATTGGGTGTGCCGGAACGGCCGCAGGAGGAGATCTTCGGCTTCGTCGGCGACGGCGTGAAAAAATTGCTGCGGTTGGCGGTGGGCGAGGCCGATCCCTCGCTCTACGACGAGGCCCTGCGGGTGTTCCGGGGGCACTACCTCGCGCATTGTCTCGATCGCACGGCGTTCTATCCCGGCATCGAGACCATGCTCGGGCACTTCGCCGACAAGTCCAAAGCCGTCGCGACGAACAAATCGCTGGAGTACACCAACGTCATTCTCAAGGGGCTGGGGCAGCACCACTTCAAGTTCGTCGTCGGCGGCGACAATGGGTTCGGCCTCAAGCCGGAACCTGGTATGTTGCTCCATGTGTTGGAGCAGTTGGGGGTGGACAAAGACCGGGCGGTGTTGATCGGCGACAGCACGAACGACATCAACGGAGGGCACAATGCCGGCATCCGAGTCTGTGCCGTGGGGTACGGCATGGGTAATCGCGAGCGCATGGTCGCCTGTAAGCCGGATTGGTTCATCGAACGGCCGGAAGAACTGATGGAGATTTTTAAATGAACGCAAAACCGTCGATCGTATTTCGTGAAGCGTCTCTCGACAGGATGAAGGGTGTGTCGTGCGGGGCCAGAGCCTTCTCCTTTGTCGCGCTTTTTCTGTTCAGCCTCAGCTTTGGCAGCCTGGCATCGGCGGAATCCTCCAACTTGGCCGATCGGGTGATCGAGCATAAGCTGGGCAACGGGATGACCGTATTGATGGTCGAGCGGCACCAGACGCCGGTCGTGAGCATCAACATGACCTTCGGCGTCGGCGGCATCAACGAACAGGTCGGCCAGACGGGATTGGCGCATCTCTACGAGCACATGGCCTTCAAGGGCACCAGGACGGTCGGGACGAGGGACTTTGCGAAGGAAGAGGCGGTGCTCGAGGAACTGACCAAGGTCGGGACTGAGCTGGAAAGCCGCGAACGCGAGGAGGCGGCGCAGGCACAACTCACCGGCAAGTCCCCCGCGCCTTCGAAGGAACTGGAAGCGTTGCACCATCGGTTCAAGGAATTGCAGGAGCAGGCAGGCCAGTACGTGGTCGGCAACGAGATGGCCATGCTCTACCAGCGGCACGGCGGGGTTGGGTTGAACGCCTCGACGGGCAAGGACATCACCCGCTATGTGATCAGCTTGCCGGCGAACCGGTTGCCCCTGTGGGCCGCATTGGAATCGGATCGCATGGCCCACCCCGTGCTGCGCGAGTTTTATAAGGAGCGCGGTGTGGTGATGGAAGAGCGCCGGTTGCGGACCGACGACAGCCCTAACGGCCTGCTGTATGAAACATTCACCTCGACGGCGTTTCAGGCGCATCAGTATGGCGTGCCGACGATCGGTTGGGGGTCGGACATCCTCTCGCTGACGCCGGCGGCGACGGAGGCCTTCTTCAAGACGTACTATGGTCCCAACAATGCCACAGTCGCAATCGTGGGGGACATCAATCCGAAGGAAGTCATCGCGCTGATCGAGTCGACATTCGGCAAGATTCCGGCGGCGCCGCCGATTCTGCCGTTGGTCACCGAAGAGCCGCCGCAGCGGGGGGAGCGTCGCGTGGAAGTGGAGTTCGACGCGGAGCCGGCCGTGGCCATGGGCTATCACAAACCCACGATCGGTCATCCGGACGATTTCGTGTTCGACGTGATCGATGCGGTGTTGACGGAAGGCATGACCTCACGGCTCTACAGCAAGCTCGTGCGCGACAAGCGCCTCGCGGCCGGCGTCATGTCCGACACCAACTATCCGGGCGTACGCGCGCCGAACCTCTTCGTGCTGGCTGCCACGCCGTTGGCGCCTCACACCACGGCGGAAGTGGAAGCCGCCGTCTATGAAGAACTGGAACGGTTGAAGACCGAGCCGGTTTCTCCGAAAGAATTCGAGCGCGTGCTCAACGGGCTTGATGCGGACCTGGTCCGCTCGTTGCGGTCCAACAGCGGGCTCGCGTCGCAATTGTCGTTCTATCAGACGGTGGCCGGGACCTGGCGCTACGTGCTCGAGGCCCGCGGGAAGATCGCGGCGGTCACGCCGGCCGATGTACAGCGGGTGGCGTCGCAATACCTCACCAAGTCGAACCGGACGGTGGGCGTGCTGGTGAAGAAACCTTCGGACAAGAAAGTCGCGGCAGCGAGTGAGGTGGCGCGATGACACAGCAAGTTGGTGAAGCGTATCTCGTGAAGCGTGAAGCGAGGGCAGAGCGAATGCAACAGATGCGGGCGCGGTTGGCAAGCGTGGCGGTCGTGGTCTTGCTGGTGATGCAGTCATTCGTGGGGCTCGCGGCCGATCAGGCCTCCGGCGATCCGCGGACCATGCGGTTTCCCACCGTCGACTTCAAGCCGCCAGATGCCGATCGGGTGGTCTTGGATAACGGGATGGTCGTCTATCTCTTGGAAGACCACGAGCTGCCCCTGGTGACCGTGAACGCCACGCTCAAGACCGGCAGCTGGCTCGACCCGGCCGACAAGGTGGGACTGGCCGGCCTCACAGGTTCGGTCATGCGCACCGGCGGCACGGCCAAGATGTCGGCGGACGAGGTCGACGAGGAGCTGGAACGGCTCGCGGCGAACGTCTCGGTCGGGTTCGGCAAGGAGTCCGGTTCGGCGTCGCTCGACGTGCTGACGAAGGATCTCAAACGCGGGCTGCAGATCTTCGCCGACCTGCTCCGGACGCCGGCATTTGACCAAGGGCGTGTCGAACTGGCCAAGCTGCAAGCCATCGAGGGCATCCGGCGGCGGCAGGATAATCCAGGTTCGATCGCGGGACGTGAGTTCGGCAAGCTACTCTATGGAGCGGCACATCCAAGCGCCCGTGAAACGTCGCCTGCGTCGATTCGCGCCATCACGCAGGAAGACCTGCTGGCCTTCCATAAACAAACCGTCCATCCGAACGGAATCATCCTCGGCGTCACCGGTGACTTCGAGAAGGGCGCGATGTTGGCGCTGCTGCGCGAGGTGTTCGGCGATTGGGCCAAGGGAACGGTTCCGGAGTTGAAGATTCCCGACGTGGCGACGGGTGAGACGCAGGCCGGCGCAGTACGGTTCATCAACAAGGAAACGTCGCAAACGCATTTGCGGGTGGGGCACTTGTCGCTCCGCGAGACGGATCCCGACTATGTTGCGCTCTCGATCGCGAACGATATCCTGGGCGGCAGTTCCTTCCGCAGCCGGCTGTTCAACGACGTCCGCACGAAGCGCGGCTTGGCCTATTCGGTCGGCAGCGGCATCCGTGCCGGTGTCCATGACCAGGGCGTGTGGTTGATGCGGGCTGAAACGAAACTTGCCTCCACGCAGGAGGTTGTGAATCGCTTTGTCGCAAACATGGAACGGCTGCGCAACGAGCCGGTGACCGATGCCGAGCTCGAAGAAGCCAAGGAAGCCTACGTGAACTCGTTCGTGTTTTCGTTCACCAGTGCCTCGAGCATTGTGGCGCGGTTGATGGACCTGGA
This portion of the Nitrospiraceae bacterium genome encodes:
- a CDS encoding insulinase family protein — encoded protein: MKGVSCGARAFSFVALFLFSLSFGSLASAESSNLADRVIEHKLGNGMTVLMVERHQTPVVSINMTFGVGGINEQVGQTGLAHLYEHMAFKGTRTVGTRDFAKEEAVLEELTKVGTELESREREEAAQAQLTGKSPAPSKELEALHHRFKELQEQAGQYVVGNEMAMLYQRHGGVGLNASTGKDITRYVISLPANRLPLWAALESDRMAHPVLREFYKERGVVMEERRLRTDDSPNGLLYETFTSTAFQAHQYGVPTIGWGSDILSLTPAATEAFFKTYYGPNNATVAIVGDINPKEVIALIESTFGKIPAAPPILPLVTEEPPQRGERRVEVEFDAEPAVAMGYHKPTIGHPDDFVFDVIDAVLTEGMTSRLYSKLVRDKRLAAGVMSDTNYPGVRAPNLFVLAATPLAPHTTAEVEAAVYEELERLKTEPVSPKEFERVLNGLDADLVRSLRSNSGLASQLSFYQTVAGTWRYVLEARGKIAAVTPADVQRVASQYLTKSNRTVGVLVKKPSDKKVAAASEVAR
- a CDS encoding insulinase family protein — its product is MTQQVGEAYLVKREARAERMQQMRARLASVAVVVLLVMQSFVGLAADQASGDPRTMRFPTVDFKPPDADRVVLDNGMVVYLLEDHELPLVTVNATLKTGSWLDPADKVGLAGLTGSVMRTGGTAKMSADEVDEELERLAANVSVGFGKESGSASLDVLTKDLKRGLQIFADLLRTPAFDQGRVELAKLQAIEGIRRRQDNPGSIAGREFGKLLYGAAHPSARETSPASIRAITQEDLLAFHKQTVHPNGIILGVTGDFEKGAMLALLREVFGDWAKGTVPELKIPDVATGETQAGAVRFINKETSQTHLRVGHLSLRETDPDYVALSIANDILGGSSFRSRLFNDVRTKRGLAYSVGSGIRAGVHDQGVWLMRAETKLASTQEVVNRFVANMERLRNEPVTDAELEEAKEAYVNSFVFSFTSASSIVARLMDLEYDGLPKDWLQQIRDKVVKLTKEDLQQAARKHFNPERLRILAVGSGEVLSKVLASFGEVKEIKLAPEG